In Daphnia pulicaria isolate SC F1-1A chromosome 5, SC_F0-13Bv2, whole genome shotgun sequence, a single genomic region encodes these proteins:
- the LOC124340639 gene encoding disintegrin and metalloproteinase domain-containing protein 10-like: MRFLLLLVCIHLVTTHFATSAGTKTGNRLNEYVLHYETLDYDADAVAAQHSRHKRNAEGEKEESYLQLHFRSHGKPFRLKLKRDTSSFSPNVQFVSHKGHPLQVDTSHLYEGHLQGEPKSMVYGSIIDGVFDGKIHSQDGVYYVEKATKYFPDNTTTAKSHRRNPFHSIIYKEAHVVDPYEEHRTGHVGGCGVTDEVAAWMDDIQHGATDEEKADEDEKSNEINTNDRVVKLEKNRHKKDHQQGWNTAHPRSSAWWYKYSHQANRPDANPSDGGRRDRRSTVKNNVSRTTCSLFIQTDPLLWRHFYEAEKRNADNTRKEITSLIAQHVKAVNAIYMETKFDGKFPHRMTRFEVQRIKIDDDEACQPNYNGEENKFCLPNIDVSNFLNLHSQGNHEDFCLAYVFTYRDFTGGTLGLAWVASPSGASGGICERYKVYTENMSGYPRTTRRSLNTGIITFVNYNSRVPPKVSQLTLAHEIGHNFGSPHDYPSHCRPGGQNGNYIMFASATSGERPNNSRFSNCSVGNISSVLDAIEEGKKKNCFTDWKGAFCGNKIVEDGEECDCGYDDEECEEKCCYPRVVSEPDRALNPAAQGCKRRPRTQCSPSQGQCCDRNCTFVPVTSGQQCKEDGECNGKAFCNGLSAKCPPPPNNPDGTECNGNTQVCQSGECSGSICSKFGMKECFLTSNVIDDKRKLCELACQIGNDNTTCKGTSELSSITKLPIGISLRPGSPCDNYQGYCDVFLKCRAVDAEGPLARLKNLLFNRETLLTIAQWITEYWWAVLLMGVAFVLFMGVFIKCCAVHTPSSNPKKQPALSITQTLRHPYSTLRRKRHQPPQQQQQQQHANPTAPYIAAPNPAAHGESRNQYNRPKGGPASGWGHRAESSPYAYSGGQGGRANAYEMNVRQHRV; encoded by the exons ATGCGTTTTCTGCTGTTACTAGTATGCATTCATCTGGTCACCACACATTTCGCCACTTCGGCCG GTACGAAAACGGGTAACCGGCTGAACGAGTACGTCCTTCACTACGAGACGCTGGATTACGATGCGGACGCGGTAGCTGCCCAGCACAGCCGTCACAAACGAAATGCCGAAGGCGAAAAGGAAGAATCTTATCTTCAACTTCATTTTCGAAGCCACGGGAAGCCCTTCCGGTTAAAACTGAAGAGGGACACATCGTCGTTCAGTCCCAATGTCCAATTTGTATCCCATAAAGGCCATCCCCTCCAAGTCGATACTTCGCACCTTTACGAAGGACATCTTCAAG GCGAACCAAAAAGTATGGTGTACGGATCGATCATTGACGGAGTCTTCGACGGGAAAATCCACAGCCAAGATGGCGTCTACTACGTCGAGAAGGCAACCAAATACTTTCCCGATAACACCACGACTGCCAAGTCACATCGTCGCAATCCATTTCACTCCATCATCTACAAGGAAGCACATGTCGTCGATCCTTACGAAGAGCATCGCACAG GACATGTGGGCGGTTGTGGTGTGACGGATGAGGTGGCCGCGTGGATGGACGACATCCAGCACGGAGCCACGGATGAAGAGAAAGCGGACGAAGATGAGAAAAGCAACGAGATCAATACAAACGACAGGGTCGTCAAGCTTGAAAAGAATCGGCACAAGAAAGACCACCAGCAGGGATGGAACACGGCCCATCCTCGATCATCGGCCTGGTGGTACAAGTATAGCCATCAAGCCAACCGGCCGGATGCAAATCCATCTGATGGGGGGCGCCGTGACAGGCGCTCAACTGTCAAAAACAACGTCAGCAGGACGACCTGCTCCCTCTTTATCCAGACTGACCCGCTGCTGTGGAGGCATTTCTATGAAGCCGAGAAGAGAAATGCAGACAACACGCGTAAAGAGATCACATCCCTGATTGCCCAGCACGTAAAGGCCGTCAATGCTATTTATATGGAAACAAAGTTTGATGGGAAATTCCCCCACCGCATGACACGATTCGAAGTGCAGCGGATCAAAATTGATGACGACGAGGCCTGTCAACCTAATTAcaatggcgaagaaaacaaattttgtttgccCAACATTGACGTCTCGAATTTCCTGAATCTCCACTCGCAAGGGAACCACGAAGATTTCTGCCTGGCCTACGTCTTCACGTACCG GGATTTCACTGGCGGAACTTTAGGTCTCGCATGGGTCGCCTCGCCCTCGGGCGCTTCCGGTGGCATCTGTGAACGCTACAAAGTCTACACGGAGAACATGTCTGGCTATCCGCGTACTACCAGGCGAAGTCTCAACACTGGCATCATCACCTTTGTCAACTATAATAGTCGCGTTCCTCCGAAAGTCTCGCAACTCACGCTGGCCCACGAGATTGGACACAATTTCGGCTCTCCCCATGATTATCCCAGCCATTGTCGTCCCGGAGGCCAAAATG gtAATTACATCATGTTCGCATCGGCAACGAGCGGCGAGCGACCAAACAATTCGCGCTTTTCCAACTGCAGCGTCGGCAACATCTCGTCCGTGCTGGATGCCATCgaagaggggaaaaagaagaactgcTTTACGG ATTGGAAGGGCGCTTTCTGCGGTAACAAGATTGTCGAAGACGGCGAGGAATGTGATTGCGGCTACGATGATGAGGAGTGCGAAGAAAAGTGTTGTTATCCGCGCGTCGTCAGCGAACCGGATAGAGCCCTCAACCCGGCCGCTCAAGGATGCAAACGTCGACCAA GAACTCAATGCAGCCCAAGCCAAGGCCAATGCTGCGACCGCAATTGCACTTTTGTTCCGGTTACGTCCGGACAGCAGTGTAAGGAAGATGGCGaatgcaatggaaaggcctttTGCAATGGTCTTTCTGCCAAATGTCCTCCACCACCTAATAACCCTGACGGAACGGAATGCAACGGCAATACTCAG GTCTGCCAGAGTGGTGAATGTTCTGGATCAATCTGTTCCAAGTTTGGCATGAAAGAATGTTTCCTGACGTCCAACGTCATTGACGACAAGCGCAAACTATGCGAATTGGCCTGCCAGATTGGCAACGACAACACGACGTGTAAAGGCACCTCTGAATTGTCTTCCATCACGAAATTGCCCATTGGCATTTCTTTACGACCTGGATCTCCTTGTGACAATTATCAG GGCTACTGTGATGTCTTTCTCAAGTGCCGTGCCGTGGATGCCGAAGGTCCTTTGGCTCGTCTGAAGAACTTGCTCTTCAATCGAGAAACGCTACTCACCATAGCCCAATGGATCACG GAATACTGGTGGGCTGTCTTGCTGATGGGTGTGGCCTTTGTTCTCTTTATGGGCGTCTTCATCAAGTGTTGCGCGGTACACACCCCGTCGTCCAACCCAAAGAAACAACCCGCCTTGAGTATCACGCAAACGTTGCGGCATCCGTACAGCACGTTACGGCGGAAGCGGCATCAGCCTcctcaacagcagcaacaacaacaacatgccaACCCGACGGCTCCTTACATTGCCGCTCCTAATCCAGCTGCTCACGGCGAATCCCGTAATCAATATAATAGACCTAAAG GCGGTCCGGCTAGTGGATGGGGCCATCGTGCCGAATCGTCGCCGTACGCTTACTCAGGGGGCCAAGGAGGCCGGGCCAATGCTTACGAAATGAACGTGCGACAGCATCGGGTGTGA
- the LOC124340655 gene encoding P2X purinoceptor 4-like: MGCFKPFSNFLFWYETPKVVHIRSKKVGILGRFLQLCVLSYIVGYVMVYNKGYQEFANVESAVVTKVKGVAFTNTNKNIPDIYRRIWDTSDLIVPPSENDAFFITTNIIITPNQTRGACSEDPDVYGALCDSPQNCIRGQSLPIGNGAMTGRCIPSDANSSVNVCEIFAWCPIEQDIFPLGTDRPLLEETADFTVLIKNFIEFPTFGKTFRRRNIMEDANKTYLQSCHYNQERDPFCPVFRIEDIVSFAGENFTQLAIRGGVIVISIDWNCNLDLDFLEFCKPIYSFRRADDPNTNIAPGWNFRHANYHEENRRTLVKSYGIRFVIEVRGQGRKFNILPTMLNIGSGLALLGVTTVVCDFIILYFTKKRMFYKGVKYLLVDGEDPERAPLQTEAGMTTYGSN; the protein is encoded by the exons ATGGGTTGTTTCAAACCATTTTCTAATTTCCTATTTTGGTATGAAACACCAAAAGTAGTACATATTCGAAGTAAAAAGGTTGGAATACTAGGAAGATTTCTGCAGCTGTGTGTCCTTTCATACATTGTTGG ATATGTTATGGTTTACAATAAAGGTTATCAAGAGTTTGCAAATGTTGAAAGTGCAGTTGTAACTAAAGTAAAAGGTGTTGCATTCACGAATACCAACAAAAACATTCCTGACATCTACAGAAGAATTTGGGATACTTCTGACTTGATTGTACCTCCATCCGAAAATGAcgcatttttcatcacaacgAATATTATCATTACACCAAATCAAACTAGAGGAGCCTGCAGTGAG GACCCAGATGTGTATGGAGCATTATGCGATTCACCACAGAATTGCATAAGGGGGCAATCTTTGCCGATCGGAAATGGAGCCATGACTGGGCGTTGCATTCCAAGTGATGCTAACTCAAGTGTTAACGTCTGTGAAATATTTGCCTGGTGTCCTATTGAACaagatatttttccttt GGGAACAGATCGCCCATTGCTTGAAGAAACTGCCGATTTTACTGTTTTGATTAAAAACTTCATCGAATTTCCAACG TTTGGGAAAACATTTCGTCGACGAAACATCATGGAAGATGCTAACAAAACCTATCTCCAGTcttgtcattataatcaagAAAGAGATCCCTTCTGCCCTGTGTTCCGAATAGAAGATATAGTCTCGTTTGCGGGAGAAAATTTTACACAACTAGCAATCCGCGGGGGAGTTATCGTCATCTCCATCGACTGGAATTGCAATCTTGATTTagattttcttgaattttgcAAACCTATTTACAGTTTCAGAAGAGCTGATGATCCAAATACCAACATCGCTCCTGGCTGGAATTTTAG acACGCCAATTATCACGAAGAGAACCGGCGAACGCTAGTCAAATCTTACGGTATTCGCTTTGTTATTGAGGTCCGAGGTCAGGGTAGGAAATTTAACATTCTTCCAACTATGTTGAATATTGGATCTGGACTAGCCCTTCTTGGagtg ACAACTGTGGTTTGCGACTTcatcattttatattttaccaAAAAGCGCATGTTTTACAAAGGAGTAAAATACTTGTTGGTTGACGGCGAAGATCCAGAG AGAGCACCACTTCAAACGGAAGCGGGAATGACAACTTATGGGAGCAATTGA
- the LOC124340678 gene encoding complex III assembly factor LYRM7-like has product MLRFCILQRCLSKQKMAAPLRAEVLKCFRCLHRTRTKVFTNDQIAMDAARLKINSEFRKYQRISSQEAIAELIKLGHEAEEILRTSVVQVTPTEENTFRLHITKDTFMHNNTPYRG; this is encoded by the exons atgctgCGGTTCTGTATTCTCCAACGCTGTTTGTCAAAACAGAAAATGGCCGCCCCCCTTAGAGCAGAG GTTCTAAAATGTTTTCGGTGTCTACATCGAACTCGTACCAAAGTGTTTACCAATGATCAAATCGCCATGGATG CCGCTCGCCTGAAAATCAATTCTGAATTCCGAAAATATCAGAGAATATCAAGTCAAGAAGCAATAGCAGAA TTAATCAAGCTTGGACACGAAGCAGAGGAAATTCTACGGACAAGTGTTGTGCAGGTCACCCCCACCGAAGAAAACACTTTCA GACTCCATATAACAAAGGACACCTTTATGCACAACAACACACCATATAGGGGATGA